Proteins from a genomic interval of Desulfurobacterium sp. TC5-1:
- a CDS encoding branched-chain amino acid ABC transporter substrate-binding protein yields MKRVLSFFSMALFALMAVFAPAHAEDVIKIGVAGPHTGDLAPFGVPTVHAVKIVAEKYNANGGLLGKKIQVIVLDDQCKPEIATNVATNLVTQGVVGVIGHICSGATKAALPIYKQAKIPVISPSATNPSLTKLGAPVFFRTIAPDNAQAKLDADFIVNKLHAKRVAIIHDKEDYGKGLATYVKEYIEKSGKAKVVLFAGVTRGAMDYSAIVQRIKRVHPDVVMFGGYHPEASKIVMAMRRMRVKVPFISGDGIKNDKFIQVAGRYAEGVYASGPKDISGNPLYKVALEEHKKKYGTEPGAFYFNGYAAAQALFNAIQKAGSTDFDKIVKVLHTQYVETPLGKIRFDKNGEAEGVGFAIYQVRNGKFVQVK; encoded by the coding sequence ATGAAAAGAGTCTTAAGTTTCTTTTCGATGGCTCTTTTTGCGTTAATGGCAGTTTTTGCACCTGCCCACGCGGAAGATGTCATCAAGATTGGTGTTGCTGGTCCTCACACCGGTGATCTTGCACCGTTTGGTGTTCCAACTGTTCATGCTGTTAAAATAGTTGCAGAAAAGTACAATGCTAACGGTGGTCTTCTTGGTAAGAAGATTCAGGTTATCGTTCTTGACGATCAGTGTAAACCTGAAATAGCTACCAATGTTGCAACCAATCTCGTAACTCAGGGAGTTGTCGGGGTTATAGGTCACATCTGCAGTGGTGCTACAAAGGCTGCACTTCCAATCTACAAGCAGGCAAAAATACCCGTTATTTCTCCATCTGCTACTAACCCGTCTCTTACAAAACTTGGGGCTCCTGTTTTCTTTAGAACAATTGCACCTGACAATGCTCAGGCTAAGCTCGATGCCGATTTTATCGTTAATAAGCTTCACGCTAAGAGAGTAGCAATCATTCACGACAAGGAAGATTACGGAAAAGGTCTTGCAACTTACGTTAAAGAGTACATTGAGAAAAGTGGAAAGGCAAAGGTTGTTCTTTTTGCTGGAGTTACAAGAGGCGCAATGGACTATTCCGCTATTGTCCAGAGAATTAAGAGAGTTCATCCTGATGTTGTAATGTTTGGTGGTTACCACCCGGAAGCTTCTAAAATTGTTATGGCTATGAGAAGGATGAGAGTAAAAGTTCCTTTTATATCTGGTGACGGTATCAAAAACGATAAGTTTATTCAGGTTGCTGGAAGGTATGCAGAAGGAGTTTACGCTTCAGGACCAAAAGATATTTCAGGTAATCCTCTTTACAAAGTGGCCCTTGAAGAACACAAGAAAAAGTACGGAACAGAGCCGGGAGCATTTTACTTTAACGGATATGCAGCTGCTCAGGCGCTCTTTAACGCCATTCAGAAGGCAGGTTCAACCGATTTTGATAAGATTGTAAAGGTTCTTCATACACAGTATGTTGAAACACCTCTTGGAAAAATCAGGTTTGATAAAAATGGTGAAGCTGAAGGTGTTGGTTTTGCCATTTATCAGGTGAGAAACGGCAAGTTTGTCCAGGTTAAGTAA
- the lptD gene encoding LPS assembly protein LptD has translation MKKVIAIVFLIFAQINSAAAQIQGPITLTARKIEGNIKTEIKAEGNVTLQFDNATIKGDTLTYNNVTKTVTLTGNVFIEQPPLKLWCSELKYNFQSKKAEFYQVKGALSPTDFIQAEKLIRISDKVWLAYNGTYTPCCCCCDRPDWSIEAKTFKIKIGESFKGKWVAFDVLSVPVIISPAISGPIIEKRTSGFLVPKFGYIKDQGLTIKQPFYIVLGRSADLTLTYEKRFRNGHGESAKLRYVLSPYSKGDLYYYRIDSGNETNWQLDFKHSYLKSDYSYGNIKVNIVSSRNFFTENGTTDVETLTQQYTKSDITYSRLWNHAILNVNLVYLDSLDNSTDSIFQKLPEINFYLMDIPLSKNLPITFSMDSDFTYFYRKVGFRGSRFNLEPSLRYTLFTGNIKNSFKISNQISYYSVTGNGTENIYRSLWKYEERHFSNFRFSSGNLTVSLNPELSLNYVQNKDQNDIPDFDGSDIVEKEKKITASIATYLYKDSNQIGKLTIENGYNFYLKTEPWETWNIDAEITPTQQLTFREHLEIDGNTRDINKTNSYISFKSQKFSFWTNYYRSFITEEKNHYIRWGTTFHINPYLTFSYAQRYDLNYNFDRERQYALTINRNCWKGSITYHWIKSFDGTINYQVMLRIDLLKLGGYQYKYEGIAEEKGG, from the coding sequence GTGAAAAAGGTAATCGCAATTGTTTTTCTTATCTTTGCCCAAATCAACAGTGCCGCAGCACAAATCCAGGGACCAATAACTCTAACAGCCAGGAAAATAGAAGGAAACATCAAAACTGAAATAAAAGCCGAAGGTAACGTTACTTTACAATTTGACAATGCAACGATAAAGGGCGATACCCTGACTTACAACAACGTAACAAAAACAGTAACACTTACAGGTAACGTTTTTATTGAACAACCCCCATTAAAGCTCTGGTGTTCAGAACTTAAATACAATTTTCAAAGCAAAAAAGCCGAGTTTTATCAGGTAAAAGGTGCTTTATCCCCGACAGATTTCATCCAAGCAGAGAAGCTGATCAGGATTTCCGATAAAGTCTGGTTGGCCTACAACGGAACCTACACACCGTGCTGTTGCTGTTGTGATAGACCCGATTGGTCAATAGAAGCCAAAACGTTCAAAATTAAAATCGGTGAAAGTTTTAAAGGGAAATGGGTGGCTTTTGACGTTCTCTCTGTTCCCGTAATTATTTCACCAGCAATAAGCGGCCCCATTATCGAAAAGAGAACTTCCGGCTTTCTTGTTCCAAAGTTCGGCTACATAAAAGATCAGGGACTAACTATCAAACAACCTTTCTACATTGTTCTGGGAAGAAGTGCGGATTTAACACTTACGTATGAAAAACGTTTCCGCAACGGTCACGGTGAAAGTGCAAAGCTGAGGTATGTACTGTCACCTTACAGTAAAGGCGACCTCTATTACTACCGAATAGACTCAGGAAACGAAACCAACTGGCAGTTAGATTTCAAGCACTCCTACCTTAAGTCAGACTACTCTTATGGAAACATAAAGGTAAACATTGTAAGTAGCAGAAACTTCTTCACCGAAAATGGAACAACCGACGTTGAAACACTAACGCAGCAGTACACAAAATCCGATATAACATACTCCCGCCTGTGGAATCACGCCATCTTAAACGTAAACCTTGTGTACCTCGATAGTTTGGATAATTCAACAGATTCCATATTCCAAAAATTACCGGAAATAAACTTTTACTTAATGGACATTCCCCTGTCTAAAAACCTTCCCATTACATTTAGCATGGATTCCGATTTTACATACTTTTACAGAAAGGTGGGCTTCAGAGGAAGCAGATTTAATTTAGAACCTTCTCTTAGATACACACTGTTTACCGGAAACATTAAAAACAGCTTCAAAATCAGCAATCAGATTTCCTATTACTCTGTAACCGGCAACGGCACAGAAAACATTTATAGAAGCCTTTGGAAATACGAAGAAAGACATTTTTCAAATTTCCGATTTTCATCAGGTAATTTAACTGTATCTTTAAATCCCGAACTGTCTCTAAATTACGTTCAAAACAAAGATCAAAACGACATTCCCGATTTTGACGGAAGTGATATCGTAGAAAAAGAGAAAAAAATAACCGCTTCCATAGCAACATATCTCTACAAAGATAGTAATCAGATTGGAAAGTTGACGATAGAAAACGGGTACAACTTTTATCTAAAAACAGAACCTTGGGAAACATGGAATATAGACGCAGAAATTACACCAACACAACAACTAACCTTTCGAGAACATTTAGAAATTGACGGCAACACGAGAGACATAAACAAAACAAACTCCTATATAAGTTTTAAATCCCAAAAATTTTCATTCTGGACAAACTATTACCGCTCGTTTATTACGGAAGAAAAAAACCACTACATCCGCTGGGGAACAACCTTTCACATAAATCCGTACCTGACATTTTCCTATGCCCAACGTTATGACCTTAACTATAATTTTGACAGGGAAAGACAGTATGCCCTCACGATTAACAGAAACTGCTGGAAAGGCAGCATAACATACCACTGGATAAAGAGCTTCGACGGAACGATAAATTATCAGGTTATGCTAAGAATAGACCTTCTAAAACTTGGTGGTTATCAGTATAAATATGAAGGCATAGCGGAAGAGAAGGGAGGATAG
- a CDS encoding branched-chain amino acid ABC transporter permease — MIDWGYFTDLLVSGLTKGSIYALIALGYTMVYGIIQLINFAHGEIYMIGAFTALIFAVLLAKFGLSTGLIFLIVTVIAVIYASAYGYTVEKIAYKPLRHAPRLSPLISAIGMSLFLQNYVMLAQTPDFVPFPDLIPHIGILERISDYIDPVGLVIIIVTFVVMVALHFFIKKTKIGKAMRATAQNKTMAMLCGVDVDRTISMTFIIGSALAAIGGVLIGSYVGQINFFIGFIAGLKAFTAAVLGGIGSIPGAALGGIILGLTESFGAGYISSDYQDVFAFILLVLILIFRPAGILGKTDTEKV, encoded by the coding sequence ATGATAGATTGGGGATACTTTACAGACCTCTTGGTTAGTGGCCTGACGAAAGGTAGCATCTACGCTCTTATAGCACTTGGTTACACTATGGTTTACGGTATTATTCAGCTCATCAACTTTGCTCACGGTGAAATCTACATGATAGGAGCTTTTACCGCTCTTATTTTTGCTGTTCTGCTTGCCAAGTTTGGTTTGAGCACGGGACTTATTTTTCTTATCGTTACGGTAATAGCGGTTATCTATGCTTCAGCTTATGGTTACACTGTGGAGAAGATAGCTTATAAACCTTTGAGACATGCGCCGAGACTTTCACCTCTTATCAGTGCTATTGGTATGTCACTTTTTTTGCAAAACTATGTGATGCTGGCACAGACGCCGGATTTCGTTCCATTTCCTGACCTTATTCCGCATATAGGCATTCTTGAGAGGATAAGTGACTACATAGATCCTGTTGGACTGGTGATTATAATTGTTACGTTCGTAGTTATGGTAGCTCTCCATTTCTTTATTAAGAAGACAAAAATTGGAAAGGCCATGAGAGCAACAGCTCAAAATAAAACGATGGCTATGCTCTGTGGCGTTGATGTTGATAGAACGATTTCCATGACTTTTATTATAGGTTCTGCCCTTGCAGCTATTGGCGGTGTTTTAATCGGTTCTTACGTTGGACAGATAAACTTCTTTATCGGTTTTATAGCAGGACTTAAAGCTTTTACGGCGGCCGTTCTTGGTGGAATTGGAAGTATTCCCGGTGCCGCTCTTGGAGGGATTATTTTAGGTTTAACAGAGAGTTTTGGTGCGGGATATATCTCAAGCGACTATCAGGATGTGTTTGCTTTTATTCTTTTAGTTTTGATTCTTATTTTCCGTCCTGCAGGAATTCTTGGTAAAACCGATACCGAAAAAGTTTAA
- a CDS encoding AarF/ABC1/UbiB kinase family protein yields MISIGERNRRVKDITGALFFCNYEYLKEKLPASLLWLGKLFFRRWNFLLEYSPPVRLRVALERLGPTYIKIGQMLSTRVDVFPEEYIKELEKLQDDVPPAPVDEILEVLGDIRNAFKEFSEKPIGSGSIAQVHTAVLKNGQKVAVKVIKPGVEEQIRKDVTILKLLVRKLSKFIKPLRDYRIPSIIEEFERVLLDEFDLTKEASYMEMFRKFAEEKEPRLVIPAVYWKYTNRNVLVSEFIKGTKLTDLENLEKFNRKKLAEDFVILVNRQIFELSVFHGDLHPGNIFVLDDGRLAFVDFGIIGRLSPDTFSAFFMFSYAVMKKDVDMIVEALKKVGAVGDNVNEQLLKRELLVFLDKYYNRPLSKIDAEKFFYEELAITRQFNVVLPEELLVLLKTVTHTESVARIICPDFTLPPVLQPYLKKLMPKFMVEDFRRRTMKAAASYASLIEQFPELVEKSLKSRKTERELPLIESSFILGFSIILATKPVVAPLYLLFAALYPFLKGGND; encoded by the coding sequence GTGATATCAATAGGTGAAAGAAATAGAAGAGTAAAAGATATAACAGGTGCTCTATTTTTTTGCAATTATGAGTATTTGAAGGAAAAGTTACCTGCATCTTTATTGTGGTTGGGAAAGTTATTTTTTCGGAGATGGAACTTTTTACTTGAATACTCTCCGCCAGTTCGTCTGAGAGTGGCTCTTGAAAGGTTGGGTCCAACCTACATAAAAATAGGTCAGATGCTTTCGACCAGAGTGGATGTCTTTCCGGAAGAGTATATAAAAGAACTTGAGAAACTTCAGGATGATGTTCCTCCGGCTCCTGTTGATGAAATTTTAGAAGTGCTTGGTGATATTAGAAATGCTTTTAAAGAATTTTCTGAAAAACCTATAGGTTCTGGTTCAATTGCTCAGGTTCATACCGCTGTTCTTAAAAATGGTCAAAAAGTTGCCGTTAAAGTTATAAAACCGGGTGTTGAAGAACAGATAAGAAAAGACGTCACTATTTTAAAGTTATTGGTGAGAAAGTTATCTAAGTTTATTAAACCTTTGAGAGATTACAGAATACCGTCGATAATAGAAGAGTTTGAGAGAGTTCTCCTTGACGAATTTGATCTTACCAAAGAAGCTTCTTACATGGAAATGTTCAGAAAGTTTGCTGAAGAGAAAGAACCAAGACTTGTTATTCCTGCAGTTTACTGGAAGTATACGAATAGAAATGTTCTTGTCTCTGAGTTTATAAAGGGAACAAAACTTACAGATTTAGAAAATCTTGAAAAATTCAACAGGAAAAAGCTTGCTGAAGATTTCGTGATCCTGGTTAACAGGCAGATTTTTGAACTTTCCGTTTTCCACGGTGACCTTCATCCGGGAAACATTTTCGTTCTTGACGATGGGAGACTTGCGTTTGTTGACTTTGGAATTATAGGGAGGCTTTCTCCTGATACATTTTCTGCGTTTTTTATGTTTTCCTATGCCGTCATGAAAAAAGATGTTGACATGATAGTTGAAGCTCTTAAAAAGGTTGGTGCGGTTGGGGATAACGTTAACGAGCAACTTTTAAAAAGGGAACTTCTTGTTTTCCTTGATAAATATTACAATAGGCCTCTTTCAAAAATAGATGCTGAAAAGTTTTTTTATGAAGAACTTGCAATAACAAGGCAGTTTAATGTCGTTCTTCCTGAAGAATTATTGGTTCTTTTAAAAACGGTGACACATACAGAATCGGTGGCAAGAATAATCTGTCCCGATTTTACACTTCCACCTGTCCTTCAGCCTTATTTAAAGAAATTGATGCCAAAGTTTATGGTTGAAGATTTTCGTCGCAGAACGATGAAAGCTGCAGCTTCCTACGCATCACTAATTGAACAATTCCCCGAACTTGTTGAGAAGAGCCTTAAGTCGAGAAAAACCGAAAGAGAGCTTCCACTTATAGAGTCCTCTTTTATTTTAGGGTTTAGTATTATTCTCGCTACAAAACCGGTTGTAGCACCTCTTTACCTTTTATTTGCTGCTCTTTATCCATTTTTAAAAGGAGGAAACGATTAA
- a CDS encoding RNA methyltransferase yields the protein MAVYVSLIHYPVYNKEKRVVATSLTTLDIHDIARSSRTYGVKGYYIVQPIENHLWLANKLLSFWQGGHGREYNPKRWEALKLVKAVPYIEDAISDIEKVEGKKPYIVSTSAKRYEHTISFRDLKSKIENEDVPFLICFGTGWGLTEEFIESSDFILEPICGPTNYNHLSVRSAASIILDRLLGLR from the coding sequence ATGGCGGTTTATGTCTCCTTGATTCACTATCCTGTTTATAACAAAGAGAAGAGAGTGGTAGCCACATCGCTTACGACACTTGATATTCACGATATCGCCAGGTCTTCAAGAACTTACGGAGTAAAAGGTTACTACATAGTGCAGCCTATAGAAAACCATCTCTGGCTTGCCAACAAATTGCTTTCTTTCTGGCAGGGCGGTCACGGCAGAGAATACAATCCGAAAAGGTGGGAAGCTTTAAAGCTTGTTAAGGCTGTTCCCTACATAGAAGACGCAATTTCAGACATTGAGAAAGTAGAAGGCAAAAAACCTTACATTGTTTCTACTTCAGCAAAAAGATACGAACATACCATTAGTTTTCGGGATTTAAAATCTAAAATTGAGAATGAAGATGTCCCATTTCTCATCTGTTTTGGAACTGGATGGGGACTGACTGAGGAGTTTATAGAATCCTCTGATTTTATCCTTGAACCGATATGTGGTCCTACAAATTACAACCATCTTTCCGTTCGTTCAGCAGCTTCTATCATTCTGGACAGACTACTCGGTTTGCGATAA
- a CDS encoding amino acid permease — protein MNESIRRFNTFTGVFIPTLLSIFGVILFLRTGWVIGNTGLIEGIILITLAMSISFVTGLSLSSISTNKEVGVGGVYYIISRSLGLDVGGTIGIPLYISQAISVAFYLIGFAESLRGIFPNISITVVATVVLIIFTVIAYIGADFVIKLQIGIFLALIAGILSFIFNPHFSLISHNLAPHYLNGQNFWTVFAVFFPAVTGVTAGIAMSGELKNPKRAIPIGIISALFVSYVTYIFIAYKLACTAPYTVLQKDTLVMVHNSIFPFLVYIGIWMATLSSALTFIVGAPRTLQALAFDGIVPSMLAATMGSKKEEPRAGILITYAIAQGILFLGSLNLVASIITMFFLITYAVTNLAAALYGLLKPPTYRPSFKVPWYISAYGVAGSYIVMFLINAGATAVATILLLLLYGFLRRRQYKQAWGDIKTGILISIAKFALLKVNEKEQDPKEWRPNVLVFSGRPEERPYLVDFARFLSFNDGLISLVNILFSSENENMEIKKQEETRILAEFIKKNKLDFFPKVIVARNDKEIFPIVAQSYGFGTVESNTALFGWGRNLQNQLRLIRSIKELTNLRKDVLILNFNHSRGWGKKRNIDIWWGGRGGNFALMTFIAHTLKEHHEWKKASIRIMRVVNSQKEAQIFEEAYKKLLKAARLDTEVNIIINNEQKTFHELIKENSMFSDLIILGLGIPEEGKEMETVKRINLITEDLPTTLFVRSMTPKDIWDIG, from the coding sequence ATGAACGAAAGTATCAGGAGATTCAACACGTTTACAGGCGTGTTCATACCGACACTTCTTTCAATTTTCGGTGTAATCCTCTTCCTGCGAACCGGCTGGGTAATAGGAAACACAGGACTTATAGAAGGTATTATTCTCATAACACTTGCAATGTCCATCTCTTTTGTTACAGGCCTCTCACTCTCTTCCATATCAACGAACAAAGAAGTAGGTGTCGGAGGTGTTTACTACATCATTTCAAGGAGTCTCGGACTTGACGTTGGTGGAACTATAGGCATCCCTCTTTACATCTCTCAGGCTATATCCGTTGCCTTTTACCTAATAGGTTTTGCCGAATCCCTGAGAGGTATTTTTCCCAACATCTCCATAACAGTTGTGGCAACAGTAGTTCTAATAATTTTTACCGTGATAGCCTACATAGGTGCCGATTTCGTAATAAAACTTCAGATAGGCATATTTTTAGCCTTAATAGCGGGTATTCTATCGTTCATCTTCAACCCACATTTTTCCCTTATAAGCCATAACCTTGCCCCCCATTACTTAAACGGACAGAATTTCTGGACGGTCTTCGCAGTATTTTTCCCCGCTGTAACGGGAGTAACTGCGGGTATCGCCATGTCAGGCGAGCTCAAAAATCCCAAAAGAGCAATACCTATCGGTATCATATCAGCACTTTTCGTATCTTACGTGACTTACATCTTCATCGCATACAAACTCGCCTGTACCGCACCTTACACCGTCCTTCAGAAAGACACACTTGTTATGGTGCACAATTCAATATTTCCATTCTTAGTGTATATCGGTATATGGATGGCAACGCTATCTTCTGCACTAACATTCATCGTTGGTGCGCCAAGAACTCTACAGGCACTCGCATTTGATGGAATAGTCCCTTCTATGTTAGCAGCAACAATGGGTTCAAAAAAGGAAGAACCAAGAGCCGGCATACTCATCACCTATGCAATTGCTCAGGGCATACTATTCCTTGGATCATTAAACTTAGTAGCCTCAATAATCACAATGTTTTTCCTGATAACTTACGCAGTAACAAACTTGGCTGCAGCACTTTATGGACTGCTCAAACCACCAACATACCGTCCGTCGTTTAAAGTCCCCTGGTACATTTCTGCATATGGTGTTGCGGGATCTTACATAGTTATGTTCTTGATAAATGCCGGAGCAACGGCTGTAGCCACAATTCTCCTGCTGCTCCTCTATGGATTCTTGAGAAGAAGACAGTACAAACAGGCATGGGGTGATATCAAAACGGGAATTCTAATATCCATAGCCAAATTTGCACTTTTAAAAGTTAATGAAAAAGAGCAGGATCCTAAAGAATGGCGCCCCAACGTACTTGTGTTTTCAGGAAGACCGGAAGAGCGGCCCTATCTTGTTGATTTTGCAAGATTCCTCTCTTTCAACGACGGTCTCATCAGTCTGGTTAACATCCTTTTTTCATCTGAAAACGAAAACATGGAAATAAAAAAACAGGAAGAGACAAGGATACTGGCAGAATTTATAAAGAAAAATAAGCTGGATTTCTTTCCAAAAGTTATTGTCGCAAGAAACGACAAGGAAATATTCCCGATAGTAGCCCAAAGTTACGGCTTTGGAACAGTGGAATCAAACACGGCTCTATTTGGATGGGGCAGGAACCTTCAAAACCAGTTAAGACTCATTAGAAGCATCAAAGAACTTACAAATTTGAGGAAAGATGTACTTATTCTGAACTTCAACCATTCCAGAGGATGGGGCAAAAAAAGGAACATTGACATATGGTGGGGCGGAAGAGGTGGTAACTTTGCACTAATGACCTTTATAGCCCACACACTTAAAGAACACCACGAGTGGAAAAAAGCGAGTATTCGCATAATGAGAGTGGTAAACTCACAGAAGGAAGCGCAAATTTTCGAAGAAGCTTACAAAAAGTTACTCAAAGCAGCAAGACTTGATACAGAAGTTAACATAATCATAAACAACGAACAGAAAACGTTTCACGAACTGATAAAAGAAAACTCTATGTTTTCCGATCTGATAATACTTGGACTTGGCATTCCTGAAGAAGGAAAAGAGATGGAAACGGTAAAAAGAATAAACCTTATTACAGAAGACTTACCAACAACACTATTTGTTAGAAGCATGACACCAAAAGATATATGGGACATCGGGTGA
- a CDS encoding DUF6485 family protein, translating to MECKKEKNLQFCSCTYTACSKRGICCECIKYHRDMGEIPGCLFPKEAERVYDRSIEFFIKSWAEKLGYKLVKK from the coding sequence ATGGAGTGTAAAAAGGAAAAGAATCTTCAATTTTGCAGCTGCACTTACACTGCGTGCAGCAAAAGGGGTATCTGTTGCGAATGCATAAAATACCACAGAGACATGGGAGAAATACCCGGCTGTTTATTCCCGAAAGAAGCAGAAAGGGTGTATGATAGAAGCATTGAATTTTTCATAAAATCATGGGCTGAAAAGCTTGGTTATAAACTTGTCAAAAAGTGA
- the der gene encoding ribosome biogenesis GTPase Der, whose product MKRLPVVAIVGRPNVGKSSLFNRLLGKKAAIIDDTPGVTRDRIVQEADIDDHTVILVDTGGVDTSGEGFSASVTKQAERAMDEADVIVFVIDGQEGITPLDEEVARILRKWKKPIIVAVNKIDEPFMEHLAYDAYKLGFEEVIPMSTIHKIGIPTLKEKVIEKLPEELKESAKSRFREKENAEKVNRIITGDDVEGLEEIAEALEEEKEIEVRENTEPPKIAIIGRPNMGKSTLLNALVGEERAIVSDIPGTTRDAIDSYVEIDGKEYIFIDTAGIRRRGKIKDIEYYSYLRALDAIDRADIVILLIDAEEGATERDAKIAGIALQKYKPIIIAVNKIDKIENRKEWEKLQSRLDMVFDFIPYAPRVFISAKEKKNLKELFKQIDDIYKQYTKKVRTGEFNRALKELMEIHQPPVYKNKIVKIYYGTQVKIKPPTFLLFSNYPEGIPSNFRRFLENRLRERFGFTKIPIRIVFKKR is encoded by the coding sequence ATGAAAAGACTTCCTGTAGTAGCTATAGTAGGAAGACCCAACGTTGGAAAATCTTCTCTTTTCAATAGACTTTTAGGAAAAAAAGCTGCCATCATTGACGATACACCAGGTGTAACAAGGGACCGTATCGTTCAGGAAGCAGATATAGACGATCATACGGTAATATTGGTAGATACGGGGGGCGTTGACACTTCGGGAGAAGGTTTTTCAGCTTCTGTAACAAAACAGGCCGAAAGGGCAATGGACGAAGCTGATGTTATTGTCTTCGTAATTGACGGACAGGAGGGGATAACACCACTTGATGAAGAAGTGGCAAGAATTCTTAGAAAGTGGAAGAAACCCATCATTGTGGCTGTCAACAAAATAGATGAACCCTTCATGGAACATCTTGCCTACGATGCCTACAAGCTCGGATTCGAAGAAGTTATCCCCATGTCAACAATACACAAAATAGGAATACCGACTTTAAAAGAAAAAGTCATAGAAAAACTACCTGAAGAACTTAAAGAGAGTGCAAAATCCCGGTTTAGAGAAAAAGAAAATGCGGAAAAAGTAAACCGAATTATTACGGGTGATGATGTTGAAGGCCTTGAAGAGATAGCAGAGGCTCTCGAAGAAGAGAAAGAGATTGAAGTCCGGGAAAATACGGAACCTCCTAAAATAGCAATAATCGGAAGACCGAATATGGGGAAATCAACACTCCTTAACGCTCTCGTCGGTGAAGAGAGAGCAATCGTCTCAGACATCCCGGGAACAACAAGAGATGCAATAGACAGCTACGTGGAAATAGACGGAAAAGAGTACATCTTTATAGACACTGCAGGAATCAGAAGAAGAGGAAAAATAAAGGATATAGAGTACTACAGTTACCTCAGGGCCCTTGATGCTATAGACAGGGCAGACATAGTTATTCTGTTAATAGATGCTGAAGAAGGAGCAACCGAAAGAGACGCCAAAATAGCAGGAATTGCCCTTCAGAAATACAAGCCAATAATTATTGCGGTAAACAAGATAGACAAGATAGAGAACCGCAAAGAGTGGGAAAAACTTCAAAGCAGGTTAGACATGGTATTTGACTTTATTCCATACGCACCGAGAGTTTTCATCTCTGCAAAAGAGAAGAAAAACTTAAAAGAACTCTTCAAACAGATTGATGACATATACAAACAGTACACAAAAAAAGTTAGAACAGGAGAGTTCAACCGTGCATTAAAAGAGTTGATGGAAATCCACCAGCCGCCTGTATATAAAAACAAGATTGTCAAGATTTACTACGGAACGCAGGTAAAGATAAAACCTCCCACATTCCTTTTATTCTCAAATTATCCGGAAGGCATCCCTTCCAACTTCAGAAGATTTTTAGAAAACAGGCTAAGAGAACGTTTCGGCTTTACAAAAATACCCATAAGAATCGTATTCAAAAAGCGGTAA